ACAAATAGTAAAGATGTAAATTACAAAagaaagaatatatattttatgaattaTAAAGGATTTATAACAGTGGCAGATAAATATGTggattataaaaaagagtCCCCTTctgaagaagaaaaatattatgaggagggaaaattaaatataaagaataatatgaacTCTATAGAGAAAATATTAGATGAAACAAATTcaatgatatatataaatgatatttGTTTAAAAATGGATCAAAACTTATTAAAGTGTCAAAATTATGAGGATGTCCTTTCTATTCTTGTTACACATAGAGGTGCcttatttttacaaaatttGATTACTGCAATTCGTATGTTGAGCGGATTTGTAATTGAACAAAAGAAGgaaaaattagaaaaagaTAAGTTGAATACGATAAGTGATTATactaaaatatatatgaaggCAGATGATGAAATGGGAAAAAATATAGCAGATGATATTTctgataataataataatggaCATATGGAggacaataataataatgtaacAATATcgtataataataaacaagatatatcatataaCTACACAGGTATTGATAAgatagaaaataatataattgaaagatataaaaacgtatttgatatattaaataataaatcttTAGTAGAAAGTGAAATGAATACGCAAggaaagaaaagaaaacTTGAAGATATAATTGTACTAGATGAAAGATTTCATCTTCTGATTGatgatatttataaaaatcgGAAACATTTTGATGTTTTATCTATTTGCCATATTTTGATATctttaaaagaattaaattataaacatTTCCTTTTGTTTAATTCTTTTGTTAACCCATTAAAAAATTTCGATGTATACATTAAAGAACAATTTACAAATAATcaaaaattttcttttatttgttcGACGATAGAATTATTGCTTGAATGTTttaacacatatatatggGCGGggtattataatttaaatatatataacaagTTAATGAACTCTATTTtgttaaataaatttatatatataaataaaaatacaatatatacacaACATTATGAGCAGCTAAAAAATTACACATATATGgaatatgaatataatataaattatccaataaaaataaaagacGTGCTAAATTTTTTTGAGATAAATGAAgacttttattatattggacatgtgaaaaaaaacaattatCGTGTATATGACGGAATAAATGAATTACATAATTGTGATAAGAAtcaaaatgaagaaaataaaattaatatgaatgatatAAGAAATGAGAATAATTCTGAGAAACAAATAGatttgaatataaataatattcatgatcatataaataatgctgatataataaataaaaaagataatgTTTTAAATGGGGATTGTATAAAAGAATCgaaatgtatattttatagcTTGTACCCTATATTTTTAAGTCTTGAATTATTTCTGAAAAGTATagaaatatacaaaaacatttatgtgtataattccttattttttatgattgCTGAAAAGATGGTTTATTATTACACTCAATATTTAACTCCATCATCCATAAGTATGATATGTGAAGCATTTTCTAGACATCGGATTTTCAGTATAGAACACGATAGACTTTTTTGTCATATATCAAAATTAgttgaaaataatttttcaaagTTTTCTTTAGAACActtatatatcattttatcttcatttaaaaaaatgaaccTCTTTTTTGAAAGATGTATTATTTTAGTAT
This is a stretch of genomic DNA from Plasmodium reichenowi strain SY57 chromosome 14, whole genome shotgun sequence. It encodes these proteins:
- a CDS encoding SNARE protein, putative, which produces MFKNLLLQSLECREKNYLASCARKEKFPFFKKRNYNNENIIVHNYNYNLCTNSKDVNYKRKNIYFMNYKGFITVADKYVDYKKESPSEEEKYYEEGKLNIKNNMNSIEKILDETNSMIYINDICLKMDQNLLKCQNYEDVLSILVTHRGALFLQNLITAIRMLSGFVIEQKKEKLEKDKLNTISDYTKIYMKADDEMGKNIADDISDNNNNGHMEDNNNNVTISYNNKQDISYNYTGIDKIENNIIERYKNVFDILNNKSLVESEMNTQGKKRKLEDIIVLDERFHLLIDDIYKNRKHFDVLSICHILISLKELNYKHFLLFNSFVNPLKNFDVYIKEQFTNNQKFSFICSTIELLLECFNTYIWAGYYNLNIYNKLMNSILLNKFIYINKNTIYTQHYEQLKNYTYMEYEYNINYPIKIKDVLNFFEINEDFYYIGHVKKNNYRVYDGINELHNCDKNQNEENKINMNDIRNENNSEKQIDLNINNIHDHINNADIINKKDNVLNGDCIKESKCIFYSLYPIFLSLELFLKSIEIYKNIYVYNSLFFMIAEKMVYYYTQYLTPSSISMICEAFSRHRIFSIEHDRLFCHISKLVENNFSKFSLEHLYIILSSFKKMNLFFERCIILVCKKFKNHFSSCYIRRQESLLSLNQISILMESITFFNFENKYIDDFIVSCVNYLEDYIDDIQEETSINISYSLILSNMVHINPYFFSFIWRKIGKTTYWEKRKSQICLLWLSHMIQFKWLEYDLPKFCVLECLKVFYLKRKEKKFSYSKILQNISKILNNMNIQHDIYVDIYGPYILDILIKNTRNVLMLTQDTTRNEINKDLGDFKIILNHLKLFGYKAKPINTKYFYSLCDEMKENYIKDILMNF